A single genomic interval of Antarcticibacterium arcticum harbors:
- a CDS encoding tetratricopeptide repeat protein, whose protein sequence is MKKLFFLFVFFVTALQAQNQDLFEVGNNAYNEGDYETAVSNYESIINNGETSAAVYFNLANSYYKLNRVAPSIYYYEKALQLEPNDADINNNLALARNLVVDEIVENENSGLSRIWNNLVSGLGYNQWGWAAVIFSFLFAISFAVYYYSSRSVSKRIFFSLSLVTVFLALLFLIFAFQQKGKFSDNNYAIIFASESPVREEPTLRSAESFFLHEGTKIEVLETYQNWIKFKLANGIQGWMLKDDVRMF, encoded by the coding sequence ATGAAGAAGTTATTTTTCCTTTTTGTTTTTTTCGTGACCGCCTTGCAGGCGCAAAACCAAGATTTGTTTGAAGTCGGGAATAACGCTTATAATGAGGGAGATTATGAAACAGCCGTAAGTAATTATGAAAGCATTATAAATAATGGGGAAACATCGGCCGCCGTTTATTTTAATCTGGCTAACTCCTACTATAAATTAAACCGCGTGGCACCCAGTATTTATTATTATGAAAAAGCCTTGCAGCTGGAGCCAAATGATGCCGATATAAATAACAACCTGGCTCTCGCCAGGAATTTGGTTGTAGATGAAATAGTGGAAAATGAAAACTCCGGACTTTCCCGCATATGGAATAACCTCGTCTCTGGATTGGGGTATAATCAATGGGGGTGGGCTGCAGTTATATTCTCATTCCTCTTTGCAATCTCATTTGCGGTTTATTACTACAGTAGCCGCAGTGTATCCAAAAGAATCTTTTTTTCACTTTCCTTAGTAACGGTATTTCTGGCCCTGCTTTTCCTGATATTTGCATTTCAGCAAAAAGGGAAATTCAGCGATAATAATTACGCCATAATTTTTGCTTCAGAAAGTCCGGTAAGGGAAGAACCTACCTTAAGAAGTGCAGAATCTTTTTTCCTGCATGAGGGTACAAAAATTGAAGTTTTAGAAACTTACCAAAATTGGATAAAATTTAAACTTGCAAATGGCATACAGGGCTGGATGTTAAAAGATGACGTTAGGATGTTTTAA
- a CDS encoding vWA domain-containing protein yields MLDSFTFENPGYFWLLVLLPLLATWYFWKRNLQQAELRLSSVQGLKSQRSILPVLRHGLFALRLIALACMIVAMAKPRSSDVSTRTSSTQGIDIVLSIDVSASMLARDLKPNRLDALKEVAAEFIKGRPTDRIGLVVYAGESFTLTPVTSDKALVLAALEDLRYNTVLENGTAIGMGLATSVNRLKESTAKSKVIILLTDGVNNAGFIDPKIAGELAVEYGIKTYTIGIGTNGMALSPIGILSNGQFRYGMAQVEIDEKLLQEIAVTTGGKYYRATDNEKLEEIYEEIDSLEKTEIEEFKFTNYEERYRPFLLIAGLLLIFELLLRFTIFRSFI; encoded by the coding sequence ATGTTAGATAGTTTTACATTTGAGAATCCGGGTTATTTCTGGCTTTTGGTCTTACTGCCATTACTGGCAACCTGGTATTTTTGGAAGCGAAACCTTCAACAGGCCGAACTGCGTTTATCCAGTGTACAGGGATTAAAATCTCAACGAAGTATCCTTCCTGTTCTTAGACATGGACTTTTCGCCTTACGGTTAATAGCTCTTGCATGTATGATAGTGGCTATGGCGAAACCGCGCTCATCTGATGTTTCGACCAGAACGTCTTCCACCCAGGGGATAGATATTGTGCTTTCCATAGATGTTTCTGCCAGTATGCTGGCACGGGATCTAAAACCCAACAGGCTGGATGCCCTAAAAGAGGTGGCTGCCGAATTTATTAAAGGAAGACCAACAGACCGGATAGGCCTGGTGGTTTATGCAGGGGAAAGTTTTACCCTTACCCCGGTGACAAGCGATAAAGCACTTGTTCTTGCCGCCCTGGAAGACCTTAGATATAATACAGTTCTGGAAAACGGAACAGCCATTGGAATGGGTTTGGCAACCTCGGTAAACAGATTAAAGGAAAGTACCGCAAAAAGTAAGGTAATAATCCTGCTTACAGACGGGGTAAATAATGCGGGGTTTATAGATCCCAAAATTGCCGGCGAACTTGCCGTGGAGTATGGCATTAAAACATATACCATAGGAATTGGAACCAACGGGATGGCCTTGTCTCCAATTGGTATCCTTTCCAACGGGCAGTTTCGATATGGAATGGCTCAGGTAGAGATAGATGAAAAATTGCTGCAGGAAATTGCAGTTACCACAGGGGGGAAATATTACAGGGCTACAGATAACGAAAAACTGGAAGAGATCTATGAAGAAATAGACAGTCTTGAAAAAACCGAGATTGAAGAATTCAAATTCACGAATTACGAGGAAAGGTACCGCCCCTTCCTTTTAATTGCAGGACTCTTGTTGATCTTTGAGCTCTTGTTGAGGTTCACGATCTTCAGAAGCTTTATTTAA
- a CDS encoding tetratricopeptide repeat protein yields the protein MKKKLRNMKVSLLFPQGNCRVLLLVCLSFFFLKKLSAQSLQEENRKIEKQTNKLLRSAEDNLAENDFSAAEASYRQAVSKSPESVKARYNMANMYYGKEKPAQSVTRLKQAAKIAETKQEKHSIFHNLGNSYMQQKKYREAVEAYKEALRNNPKDEETRYNYALAKKMLEEEEQSGGGGDDDKEQEDQDKQEKDKGDEGEQDKDKKEGEDKEDKGGDQKDDQKKPENEDEKGKPDPKPGEDKPGEEQPQQPQQPRPGQLSPEQIKSLLEAMNNEEKKVQDKINAEKAKGTKTRTEKDW from the coding sequence ATGAAAAAAAAACTTAGAAATATGAAGGTGAGTTTGTTATTTCCGCAGGGAAATTGCAGGGTGCTTTTACTGGTGTGCCTGAGTTTCTTTTTTCTGAAGAAACTTTCTGCCCAATCCCTTCAGGAGGAAAACAGGAAGATCGAGAAACAAACCAATAAACTCCTTCGTAGCGCCGAGGATAACCTGGCCGAAAATGATTTTTCAGCAGCTGAAGCATCTTATCGACAAGCGGTATCAAAAAGCCCTGAGAGTGTAAAGGCACGTTACAATATGGCTAATATGTATTACGGTAAGGAAAAACCTGCACAATCTGTTACCCGGTTAAAACAGGCAGCCAAAATTGCAGAGACAAAACAGGAGAAACACAGTATTTTTCACAACCTGGGAAATTCCTATATGCAGCAAAAAAAATACAGGGAAGCGGTAGAGGCTTATAAGGAGGCACTTCGCAATAACCCAAAGGATGAAGAAACGCGTTACAATTATGCCCTGGCGAAGAAGATGCTGGAGGAAGAAGAGCAGAGCGGTGGCGGTGGTGATGATGATAAGGAACAGGAAGACCAGGATAAGCAGGAGAAAGATAAGGGAGACGAAGGAGAGCAGGACAAGGATAAAAAGGAGGGTGAAGATAAAGAGGATAAAGGCGGCGATCAAAAAGACGATCAAAAAAAACCTGAGAATGAAGATGAAAAAGGCAAACCAGATCCTAAGCCAGGTGAAGATAAACCCGGTGAAGAGCAACCCCAGCAACCCCAGCAACCACGTCCCGGACAATTATCTCCCGAGCAAATAAAAAGTTTGCTGGAAGCGATGAACAATGAAGAAAAAAAGGTGCAGGATAAGATAAATGCAGAAAAGGCAAAAGGAACCAAAACCCGCACCGAAAAGGATTGGTAA
- a CDS encoding BatD family protein, whose translation MTLRIFILSLFLIVSSAGIAQVKFEARASKPKLGVNERLRVDFEMNQDGDNFRAPAFSGFTVVGGPNQAVSNSWINGKRTYSKTYSYFLEPTGRGKFTIGQAEITVEGNIYKTSPIQVEVTAAVDKPTDGNNTDFVASENLHLVAEISNTNPFLNEAITVVYKLYVSPRISVSNWREIDNPVYRDFWSQNIDIRQLKIETGEYQGEPYRFVVLRKTILYPQKTGELEIEPLTLSVSVDVPSDRRDIFGGRLYTTVDKTVAAGKRIINAKPLPDAGKPGNFTGAVGKFDFKVIPGNTKLAATESMTARVQVTGNGNLKLFELPKLEVPASLEKYEPERTENVRTDLNGTQGSITDTYTIVPTRQGEFTIPALNFSYFDISSRTYKTISSQDINLEVDRAPAGGSGVAGGGYVSKQPVTVPGEQFRYIKLKTNLHPVNSGTFLGSLSFWSLMALPFGLLLGVILLGKKRDAMAQDVRGNRIKKANRLTRKYLSEAKKNLGDHEKFYIALERALHNYLKAKLHIQTSDMSKDRIRNLLIEKGAEPESTEEFISLLSSCEFARYTPSSKLTMEQDFEKAARVISTLDKQI comes from the coding sequence ATGACGCTTAGAATATTCATACTGTCACTTTTTTTAATAGTATCCTCAGCGGGGATTGCCCAGGTAAAATTTGAAGCCCGGGCAAGCAAACCCAAACTGGGGGTAAATGAGCGTCTCAGGGTTGACTTTGAGATGAATCAGGATGGGGATAATTTCAGGGCTCCTGCTTTTAGCGGTTTTACTGTGGTGGGTGGGCCTAACCAGGCGGTAAGCAATAGCTGGATCAATGGCAAACGCACCTACTCAAAGACATATAGTTATTTCCTGGAACCTACAGGACGGGGTAAATTTACCATAGGACAGGCAGAGATTACGGTAGAGGGCAATATTTATAAAACATCCCCTATTCAGGTTGAGGTAACTGCTGCTGTAGATAAACCTACAGATGGAAATAACACAGATTTTGTGGCCTCAGAAAACTTACATCTGGTTGCAGAAATTTCCAATACAAATCCGTTTTTAAACGAGGCAATTACGGTTGTTTATAAACTTTACGTGAGTCCCCGCATAAGTGTAAGCAACTGGAGAGAAATAGATAATCCTGTATACCGCGATTTCTGGAGCCAGAATATAGATATAAGGCAATTGAAAATTGAAACCGGGGAATATCAGGGTGAGCCTTATAGGTTTGTGGTATTGCGAAAGACCATTCTTTATCCTCAAAAAACAGGAGAACTAGAAATTGAACCATTGACTTTATCAGTTTCTGTAGATGTGCCAAGCGACCGCAGGGACATATTTGGAGGAAGGTTATATACTACTGTAGATAAGACCGTGGCTGCAGGTAAACGAATTATAAATGCCAAGCCTTTGCCCGATGCAGGGAAACCGGGCAATTTTACCGGGGCGGTTGGAAAATTTGATTTTAAGGTTATTCCCGGGAATACTAAACTTGCAGCCACAGAATCCATGACCGCAAGAGTACAGGTGACGGGAAATGGAAATTTAAAGTTATTTGAACTTCCCAAATTGGAAGTGCCCGCCTCCTTGGAAAAATATGAACCCGAAAGAACCGAAAATGTAAGGACAGACCTTAATGGAACCCAGGGCAGTATTACAGATACCTATACTATAGTACCTACACGCCAGGGAGAATTTACAATTCCGGCCCTCAACTTCTCATATTTTGACATTTCCAGCAGGACTTATAAGACAATTAGCTCCCAGGATATTAACCTGGAAGTAGACAGAGCTCCGGCAGGAGGTAGTGGAGTAGCAGGAGGTGGATATGTTTCTAAACAACCGGTGACTGTCCCCGGGGAACAATTCCGGTATATTAAATTAAAAACCAATTTACACCCTGTAAATTCCGGAACCTTTCTTGGATCATTAAGCTTCTGGAGCTTGATGGCATTACCATTTGGACTTTTGTTAGGAGTAATTCTTCTGGGGAAAAAACGGGATGCAATGGCACAGGATGTTCGCGGTAACAGGATTAAAAAAGCCAACCGGCTTACCAGAAAATATCTTTCAGAAGCCAAGAAGAACCTTGGTGACCATGAGAAATTCTACATTGCGCTTGAACGGGCCCTGCATAACTATTTGAAGGCGAAACTTCATATCCAAACAAGTGATATGTCTAAGGACAGGATAAGAAATCTGTTAATAGAAAAAGGAGCAGAACCAGAATCTACGGAAGAGTTTATTTCTCTGTTAAGCAGTTGTGAGTTTGCCCGTTATACCCCTTCTTCCAAGCTAACTATGGAACAGGATTTTGAGAAAGCAGCCCGTGTAATTTCAACTTTAGACAAACAAATTTAA
- a CDS encoding VWA domain-containing protein, with protein sequence MYILEEEKYFWLLLIIPVLVLFYAMLYFWKKRKQREFAHPVMLQQLSPDRSWFKPALKFGLLLIVLSLIVFALVNPKIGTKMETVTREGVDIVFAIDVSKSMEAEDIAPNRLEKTKQLVTQIINNLGSDRVGIIAYAGSAFPQLPITTDYAAARMFLQAMNTDMVSSQGTAIKEAIELAKTYYNPDEPTSKVLIIISDGEDHLGEVEAITKEAAAQGIRIFTIGVGSERGGPIPIKRGGITQSYKKDLNGETVITRMDEAILKEIAAATNGEYVRGNVTSEVTEKVSDFLRNLDQTEFEARQYAEYQSQFQWFLGLAILLLLADIFLLERKTAWVRKLNLFNEKKT encoded by the coding sequence ATGTACATACTGGAGGAAGAAAAGTATTTTTGGTTATTGCTCATCATTCCCGTGTTGGTGCTGTTTTATGCCATGCTTTATTTCTGGAAGAAACGAAAACAGCGGGAGTTTGCGCATCCGGTAATGCTTCAGCAGCTAAGTCCGGACCGGTCCTGGTTTAAACCCGCCTTAAAATTTGGGCTTCTATTGATAGTTTTGAGCCTGATTGTTTTTGCCCTTGTCAATCCAAAAATTGGCACGAAAATGGAAACGGTAACCCGGGAAGGGGTAGACATAGTTTTTGCAATAGATGTCTCTAAAAGTATGGAGGCAGAGGATATTGCTCCCAACCGTTTGGAGAAAACCAAACAATTGGTTACTCAAATAATAAACAATCTTGGAAGTGACCGCGTAGGAATTATTGCCTATGCAGGAAGCGCTTTCCCGCAATTGCCTATTACAACAGATTATGCTGCGGCGAGAATGTTTTTACAGGCAATGAATACAGATATGGTTTCCTCGCAGGGAACAGCTATAAAGGAAGCCATTGAATTGGCAAAAACCTATTATAACCCAGATGAACCCACCAGTAAGGTGCTTATTATAATAAGTGACGGCGAGGATCATTTGGGAGAAGTGGAAGCTATTACAAAAGAAGCGGCAGCCCAGGGCATACGTATATTTACAATTGGAGTTGGAAGTGAAAGGGGTGGCCCGATTCCTATTAAACGTGGAGGGATCACCCAGAGTTATAAGAAAGACCTGAACGGGGAAACTGTTATCACCAGGATGGATGAAGCGATATTGAAAGAGATCGCCGCGGCCACAAATGGAGAATATGTACGCGGGAATGTCACTTCCGAAGTAACTGAAAAAGTGTCAGATTTTCTTCGGAATTTGGATCAGACGGAATTTGAAGCCAGGCAGTATGCTGAATATCAATCGCAGTTTCAATGGTTTCTTGGATTGGCCATACTTTTACTTCTTGCAGATATTTTCCTGCTGGAGCGAAAAACAGCCTGGGTGAGAAAATTAAATTTGTTCAATGAAAAAAAAACTTAG